In the genome of Tripterygium wilfordii isolate XIE 37 chromosome 19, ASM1340144v1, whole genome shotgun sequence, one region contains:
- the LOC119985337 gene encoding thylakoid lumenal 17.4 kDa protein, chloroplastic, translating into MATISPLLSQYGFSLRRFSVAVPPRITCSVSRDGSEGRENLFQLKEVKSVACGIFAVWALTSATPVIAANQRLPPLSTDPNRCERAFVGNTIGQANGVYDKPLDLRYCDYTNEKSNLKGKSLSAALVSDAKFDGADMTEVVMSKAYAVGASFKGVDFSNAVLDRVNFGKANLQGAVFKNTVLSGSTFDEAQLADAVFEDTIIGYVDLQKLCVNTSISAEGRAELGCR; encoded by the exons ATGGCTACCATTTCACCCCTTCTCTCCCAATACGGATTTTCTCTCCGTCGGTTCTCCGTTGCTGTTCCGCCCAGAATCACTTGCTCTg TTAGCAGAGATGGTTCTGAGGGGAGGGAAAACTTGTTTCAACTGAAGGAAGTGAAGAGTGTAGCTTGTGGAATTTTTGCTGTCTGGGCTTTGACCAGTGCAACGCCTGTAATTGCCGCCAATCAG AGGTTGCCTCCATTATCAACAGATCCAAATCGGTGTGAGCGTGCATTTGTGGGAAACACCATAGGTCAGGCAAATGGGGTCTATGACAAGCCACTTGATCTCCGCTATTGTGACTATACAAATGAAAAATCCAACCTGAAAGGAAAGTCCCTTTCTGCTGCACTTGTCTCAGATGCTAAGTTCGATGGTGCTGACATGACAGAAGTAGTGATGTCAAAGGCTTACGCCGTCGGGGCCAGCTTCAAGG GTGTAGACTTTTCTAATGCTGTGCTAGATCGTGTAAATTTTGGGAAGGCCAATCTCCAAGGAGCTGTGTTTAAGAACACGGTACTCTCGGGATCCACTTTCGATGAAGCCCAATTGGCAGATGCAGTTTTTGAGGACACGATAATCGGGTACGTCGATCTTCAGAAGCTTTGTGTAAATACAAGTATTAGTGCTGAAGGAAGAGCTGAGCTGGGATGCAGATGA
- the LOC119986255 gene encoding acyl-CoA-binding domain-containing protein 1 isoform X2, with protein MAAMGDWQQLIQSVLIGLVFSYLLAKLISIVVAFKDENLTVTRNFSAETQPQEQTRPEAKIIEGGSEDFGGRAHDLDSLIGEHGSVRNESLPGSDNDDDDDWEGVESTELDEAFSAATAFVATAAADRLSQKVSNELQLQLYGLYKIATEGPCSTPQPSALKMSARAKWQAWQKMGAMPPEEAMLKYIEIVTELYPTWASGSSMRKAGNDGASSAEAKGPMGPVFSSFVYEEEGGNELKMDAIHAFAREGEVDNLLKCIESGVSVDAKDSEGRTPLHWAVDRGHLNIVEKLVGRNADVNTKDNEGQTPLHYAAVCEREVVAEFLVKHNAEINVKDNSGDSPCDLCDSKWNCMQLAGEQK; from the exons ATGGCCGCCATGGGAGACTGGCAGCAGCTTATCCAATCTGTTCTTATCGGCCTCGTATTTTCTTACCTCCTCGCCAAGCTCATCTCCATCGTCGTCGCTTTCAAGGATGAGAATCTCACCGTGACGCGCAATTTTAGTGCTGAAACCCAACCTCAGGAGCAAACCAGACCCGAGGCAAAGATAATCGAAGGAGGCTCCGAAGATTTTGGCGGTCGAGCTCACGATCTAGATTCGCTGATCGGTGAGCATGGGAGTGTGAGAAATGAGAGCCTACCTGGCAGTGAtaatgatgacgatgatgattggGAGGGCGTGGAGAGCACGGAGCTAGACGAGGCTTTTAGTGCCGCGACTGCTTTTGTGGCGACTGCTGCGGCGGATCGGCTGTCCCAGAAGGTGTCCAATGAATTGCAGCTGCAGCTTTATGGATTGTATAAGATTGCGACGGAGGGGCCCTGTAGCACACCGCAGCCATCCGCGCTGAAGATGAGTGCTCGTGCTAAATG GCAAGCATGGCAAAAAATGGGTGCAATGCCACCAGAAGAAGCAATGCTGAAGTATATTGAAATTGTTACAGAACTTTATCCTACGTGGGCATCTGGTTCTTCAATG AGGAAAGCCGGGAATGATGGGGCATCAAGTGCAGAAGCTAAAGGGCCTATGGGACCAGTTTTCAGCTCTTTCGTTTATGAGGAGGAAGGTGGAAATGAGTT GAAAATGGATGCTATTCATGCCTTTGCAAGAGAAGGAGAGGTGGATAATTTGCTGAAGTGTATTGAAAGTGGCGTTTCAGTGGATGCGAAAG ATAGTGAGGGCCGCACCCCATTGCACTGGGCTGTAGACCGTGGCCACCTTAACATCGTGGAAAAGCTTGTTGGTAGAAATGCTGATGTGAATACCAAA GACAATGAAGGCCAAACTCCACTGCATTATGCTGCAGTATGTGAAAGAGAAGTCGTTGCCGAATTTCTAGTGAAGCATAATGCGGAAATAAATGTGAAGGACAATAGTGGCGACTCACCTTGCGATCTCTGTGACTCGAAGTGGAATTGTATGCAACTTGCTGGAGAACAGAAGTAA
- the LOC119986255 gene encoding acyl-CoA-binding domain-containing protein 1 isoform X1 has translation MAAMGDWQQLIQSVLIGLVFSYLLAKLISIVVAFKDENLTVTRNFSAETQPQEQTRPEAKIIEGGSEDFGGRAHDLDSLIGEHGSVRNESLPGSDNDDDDDWEGVESTELDEAFSAATAFVATAAADRLSQKVSNELQLQLYGLYKIATEGPCSTPQPSALKMSARAKWQAWQKMGAMPPEEAMLKYIEIVTELYPTWASGSSMKRKAGNDGASSAEAKGPMGPVFSSFVYEEEGGNELKMDAIHAFAREGEVDNLLKCIESGVSVDAKDSEGRTPLHWAVDRGHLNIVEKLVGRNADVNTKDNEGQTPLHYAAVCEREVVAEFLVKHNAEINVKDNSGDSPCDLCDSKWNCMQLAGEQK, from the exons ATGGCCGCCATGGGAGACTGGCAGCAGCTTATCCAATCTGTTCTTATCGGCCTCGTATTTTCTTACCTCCTCGCCAAGCTCATCTCCATCGTCGTCGCTTTCAAGGATGAGAATCTCACCGTGACGCGCAATTTTAGTGCTGAAACCCAACCTCAGGAGCAAACCAGACCCGAGGCAAAGATAATCGAAGGAGGCTCCGAAGATTTTGGCGGTCGAGCTCACGATCTAGATTCGCTGATCGGTGAGCATGGGAGTGTGAGAAATGAGAGCCTACCTGGCAGTGAtaatgatgacgatgatgattggGAGGGCGTGGAGAGCACGGAGCTAGACGAGGCTTTTAGTGCCGCGACTGCTTTTGTGGCGACTGCTGCGGCGGATCGGCTGTCCCAGAAGGTGTCCAATGAATTGCAGCTGCAGCTTTATGGATTGTATAAGATTGCGACGGAGGGGCCCTGTAGCACACCGCAGCCATCCGCGCTGAAGATGAGTGCTCGTGCTAAATG GCAAGCATGGCAAAAAATGGGTGCAATGCCACCAGAAGAAGCAATGCTGAAGTATATTGAAATTGTTACAGAACTTTATCCTACGTGGGCATCTGGTTCTTCAATG AAGAGGAAAGCCGGGAATGATGGGGCATCAAGTGCAGAAGCTAAAGGGCCTATGGGACCAGTTTTCAGCTCTTTCGTTTATGAGGAGGAAGGTGGAAATGAGTT GAAAATGGATGCTATTCATGCCTTTGCAAGAGAAGGAGAGGTGGATAATTTGCTGAAGTGTATTGAAAGTGGCGTTTCAGTGGATGCGAAAG ATAGTGAGGGCCGCACCCCATTGCACTGGGCTGTAGACCGTGGCCACCTTAACATCGTGGAAAAGCTTGTTGGTAGAAATGCTGATGTGAATACCAAA GACAATGAAGGCCAAACTCCACTGCATTATGCTGCAGTATGTGAAAGAGAAGTCGTTGCCGAATTTCTAGTGAAGCATAATGCGGAAATAAATGTGAAGGACAATAGTGGCGACTCACCTTGCGATCTCTGTGACTCGAAGTGGAATTGTATGCAACTTGCTGGAGAACAGAAGTAA